The following coding sequences are from one Treponema bryantii window:
- a CDS encoding GNAT family N-acetyltransferase, translated as MKLRNYKPEDSQIICSWVKDEKTLFQWSADRIGKFPLNGNELNENYATRKIGLEFFPLTAIEENGNTIGHLFIRIPDINNKSVVRFGFVIVSPEIRGKGYGKAMLELAIGYAKKELNATKITLGVFENNPNARHCYESIGFIPISKKTINILNTDWPCTEMEMRL; from the coding sequence ATGAAATTACGCAATTACAAACCTGAAGATTCTCAGATAATTTGCAGCTGGGTAAAAGACGAGAAAACATTGTTCCAATGGTCAGCAGACAGAATCGGGAAATTTCCTCTGAATGGAAATGAACTGAACGAAAATTATGCCACACGTAAAATTGGGTTAGAGTTTTTTCCTCTCACAGCTATTGAAGAAAATGGAAATACTATAGGCCATCTGTTTATCCGGATACCTGATATAAATAATAAATCCGTTGTTCGCTTTGGTTTCGTAATCGTTTCGCCTGAAATACGCGGAAAAGGCTATGGTAAAGCAATGCTCGAACTCGCAATTGGTTATGCTAAAAAAGAATTGAATGCAACAAAAATAACTCTAGGAGTTTTTGAAAACAATCCCAACGCCCGGCACTGTTATGAATCTATCGGTTTTATTCCAATAAGCAAAAAAACAATAAATATTCTAAACACCGATTGGCCATGTACCGAAATGGAAATGAGGTTATAA
- a CDS encoding GNAT family N-acetyltransferase, with translation MSSIIISDDKTKFPVEKAIELLHTTYWAEKRDPEVIRKSIENSIVFGVYSEDSLIGMARVITDFATTFYLADFIIDEKYRGNGIGKKLISTIVSDNRFSSLLGILVTRDAHGLYEHFGFKRDTERAMTRRV, from the coding sequence ATGAGCAGTATAATTATAAGTGATGACAAAACAAAATTCCCTGTTGAAAAAGCCATTGAGCTTTTACATACAACTTATTGGGCAGAAAAACGAGACCCTGAAGTTATTCGAAAATCAATTGAGAATTCAATTGTCTTTGGAGTATATAGCGAAGATTCTCTGATTGGAATGGCACGAGTTATCACAGACTTTGCTACAACTTTTTATTTAGCAGATTTCATTATAGATGAAAAATACCGTGGCAATGGAATTGGAAAAAAACTGATTTCAACTATTGTTTCAGATAATCGTTTTTCATCATTGTTAGGAATCCTTGTTACGAGAGATGCCCATGGCTTATACGAACACTTCGGCTTCAAAAGAGACACTGAACGCGCTATGACAAGAAGAGTATAG
- a CDS encoding sialate O-acetylesterase, with protein MTDLKTIFSVAAVFSDHMVLQRNKYTSIFGEAENGTLIKAALFDEKNEALCINSTVAENGHWLLQLEPQCAQTGCSLIITAGENKIKFKDIAIGEVWLAGGQSNMEFELQNCTEGPAELESASAGKNVRFYYTNKIAWMDEKFYEAEHNTAWQTWDSPAKGAWSAVGYFFAKKLAEDLGCVVGVIGCNWGGTSASAWMRREYLEADRDLNTYLTDYENAVSGKSIEQQCKEYDDYEIENAKWQEGFSKLWEKDHEITWEAAEKILGKNPWPGPASCKNPYRPTGLYDCMLARIMPYTLKGVIWYQGESDDHKPRSYAKLFTSMIENWRCDFKDADLPFVFVQLPVHRYQADPDFKHWCIIREQQAKVHASIKNTWMTGCFDLGQFSDIHPRAKKVLAERMEKNALANVYNLIPSLDAGAPQLESCHAMYDGAAGQGCLVLTFANAPFGFEVREDTVRLEEYKKMEANQGVTVTEEFTGFEIAGSDGVWYPAKFAFGGTDGKQNTIITCSEKVTRPVAARYGWFNYGPVTIYGKNGLPLCPFQAGEIKAEGGNNHAKIQQIMTV; from the coding sequence ATGACCGATTTAAAAACAATATTCTCAGTTGCTGCAGTTTTCTCAGACCACATGGTTTTGCAGAGAAATAAATATACATCAATTTTTGGAGAAGCTGAAAACGGAACTCTGATTAAAGCAGCTCTTTTTGATGAAAAAAATGAAGCACTTTGTATAAACAGTACAGTTGCAGAAAACGGACACTGGCTGCTTCAACTTGAACCTCAGTGTGCACAAACTGGCTGTAGCCTTATAATTACAGCCGGCGAAAATAAAATCAAATTTAAAGATATTGCGATAGGTGAAGTCTGGCTGGCAGGCGGTCAAAGTAATATGGAGTTTGAACTTCAGAACTGTACAGAAGGACCAGCAGAACTTGAAAGCGCTTCAGCAGGAAAGAATGTTCGCTTCTATTATACTAATAAGATTGCATGGATGGATGAGAAGTTTTACGAAGCTGAACACAATACAGCATGGCAGACCTGGGATAGTCCTGCAAAAGGTGCATGGTCTGCAGTCGGATACTTTTTTGCAAAAAAACTTGCTGAAGATTTAGGTTGTGTTGTCGGAGTGATTGGCTGTAACTGGGGAGGAACCTCGGCAAGTGCATGGATGCGCCGAGAATATCTTGAAGCTGACAGAGACCTGAATACTTACCTCACCGACTATGAAAATGCAGTAAGTGGAAAATCCATAGAACAGCAGTGCAAAGAATATGATGACTATGAAATAGAAAATGCAAAATGGCAGGAAGGCTTTTCAAAGCTCTGGGAAAAAGACCATGAAATTACCTGGGAAGCAGCAGAAAAAATTCTTGGCAAAAATCCATGGCCGGGTCCTGCATCATGCAAAAATCCTTACCGCCCTACCGGGCTTTATGATTGCATGCTTGCACGTATTATGCCTTATACACTGAAAGGGGTTATCTGGTATCAGGGTGAAAGTGATGACCACAAACCTCGTTCATATGCAAAACTTTTTACCTCTATGATTGAAAACTGGCGTTGTGATTTTAAGGATGCTGATTTACCGTTTGTTTTTGTACAGCTGCCGGTTCACCGCTATCAGGCCGATCCAGATTTTAAGCACTGGTGTATTATCCGCGAACAGCAGGCTAAAGTTCATGCAAGCATAAAAAATACCTGGATGACAGGTTGTTTTGATTTGGGCCAGTTCAGTGATATTCACCCTCGCGCAAAAAAAGTTCTTGCAGAACGAATGGAAAAGAATGCTCTGGCAAATGTTTATAATCTGATTCCATCACTTGATGCTGGAGCACCACAGTTAGAAAGCTGTCATGCAATGTATGATGGAGCCGCCGGCCAGGGATGTCTTGTTCTGACTTTTGCAAATGCTCCGTTTGGTTTTGAAGTTCGGGAAGATACAGTTCGCCTTGAAGAATACAAAAAGATGGAAGCAAATCAGGGTGTGACTGTTACAGAAGAATTTACAGGCTTTGAAATTGCGGGAAGTGATGGAGTATGGTATCCGGCAAAGTTTGCCTTTGGCGGAACTGATGGTAAACAAAATACAATTATTACTTGCAGCGAAAAAGTAACTCGACCTGTTGCTGCGCGTTACGGCTGGTTTAATTACGGGCCAGTTACAATTTATGGGAAGAACGGACTCCCGCTCTGTCCTTTCCAGGCAGGAGAAATAAAAGCTGAAGGCGGCAACAATCACGCAAAAATTCAGCAGATAATGACGGTATGA